The window CAGTCATTGATCTACAAGCTGAGTTTGCTGAGACCGGTCTCAGCGAAACCGTAGCCAGCCTCGATCGCGAACTGATCGGGCTCGCGCCGGTCAAGCAGCGCGTCAAAGAGATTGCGGCATTGCTGCTGGTGAATAGAGCGCGCAAGCGTTTCGGGCTCGAGAGCGAAGTTCCAACGCTTCACATGAGCTTCACCGGCAATCCGGGGACGGGCAAGACCACGGTCGCCTTGAAGATGGCCGAGATCCTTCATCGGTTGGGCTACGTGCGTAAAGCTCATGTTGTTTCGGTGACGCGCGACGACCTCGTCGGACAATACATCGGTCACACGGCGCCGAAGACCAAGGAGATCCTGAAGAAAGCGATGGGCGGCGTGCTGTTCATCGATGAAGCTTACTATCTGCATCGTCCGCAGAACGAACGCGACTACGGGCAGGAAGCAATCGAAATCCTGCTGCAGGTCATGGAAAATCAGCGTGACGATCTCGTCGTCATTCTTGCGGGTTATGGCGCCCGGATGGAAACGTTCTTCGGCTCAAATCCAGGCTTCAGGTCGCGCGTCGCTCATCACATCGAATTCCCCGACTACGGCGATGACGAGTTGCTTGAGATCGCAGATCTGGTGATGACCCGTCAGAGCTATCGTATCGATCCGGCGGCGCGCGAAGCGTTGCGCGATTACATTGCGCTCCGCCGCCAGCAACCGCTTTTCGCGAATGCGCGCTCGATCCGGAACGCACTCGATAGAGCGAAACTTCGTCATTCCAGACGGCTGTTC is drawn from Hyphomicrobium methylovorum and contains these coding sequences:
- the cbbX gene encoding CbbX protein, whose amino-acid sequence is MSEDLARVEIAGQAAANSDAVIDLQAEFAETGLSETVASLDRELIGLAPVKQRVKEIAALLLVNRARKRFGLESEVPTLHMSFTGNPGTGKTTVALKMAEILHRLGYVRKAHVVSVTRDDLVGQYIGHTAPKTKEILKKAMGGVLFIDEAYYLHRPQNERDYGQEAIEILLQVMENQRDDLVVILAGYGARMETFFGSNPGFRSRVAHHIEFPDYGDDELLEIADLVMTRQSYRIDPAAREALRDYIALRRQQPLFANARSIRNALDRAKLRHSRRLFESSAGGIPVSELSMIRAPDILASRVFSGGFDGGSAPARSPRDPS